Proteins encoded within one genomic window of Flavobacteriales bacterium:
- a CDS encoding T9SS type A sorting domain-containing protein, with protein FQACVTCDLAQDPGNITLSVDMNQYEGPEIVGDSSVFVSGQFNSWCGDCNMLTHNGDGTYTGTVLMPAGQNEYKFQINNWADDESFVGGEECTLTTGEFTNRVLDVNGDAIVDMVCFESCTACAAPCTLADSAPVGLTKSQQPVPFPDGDIDRAQVKWYKDTPDVKYSADDNTAVDIEFWPIRDLVTNTPITNGDTTLLSKRTKPNKDLFKWPVKYIRPDINPNTRYRWRVRIYCDAGNGPVSPWSVEKNFNTPDFDPATGIYTPPPGAQYINGDWKVLDGAIEFDLFPNPSDGNTITLTLDEVTEGPVDMIVYSLSGEMVHRYTGPVKGLTMNIDFDKTLAAGMYFINLESQGSVTNARFVVR; from the coding sequence TTTCCAGGCCTGTGTGACCTGTGACCTGGCCCAAGACCCAGGGAACATCACCCTTTCAGTGGATATGAATCAATATGAAGGTCCGGAGATCGTTGGAGATTCCAGTGTGTTCGTAAGCGGTCAGTTCAACAGCTGGTGTGGTGATTGCAACATGCTTACTCACAATGGAGATGGAACCTATACCGGTACGGTGTTGATGCCTGCCGGGCAGAACGAGTACAAGTTCCAGATCAATAACTGGGCAGATGACGAATCATTCGTTGGAGGCGAAGAGTGTACGCTTACAACCGGTGAATTCACCAATAGGGTATTGGACGTCAATGGAGATGCCATCGTAGATATGGTCTGTTTCGAGTCCTGCACTGCCTGTGCAGCTCCTTGTACACTTGCCGACTCAGCTCCTGTTGGTCTGACCAAGTCCCAACAGCCTGTACCCTTCCCTGATGGGGATATCGACCGTGCGCAGGTCAAATGGTACAAAGACACTCCCGATGTCAAGTATTCTGCAGATGACAATACTGCGGTCGACATAGAGTTCTGGCCGATCCGTGATCTGGTGACCAACACCCCGATTACCAATGGTGACACGACCTTGCTCTCAAAGCGCACCAAGCCGAACAAGGACTTGTTCAAGTGGCCGGTCAAGTACATTCGCCCGGATATCAATCCAAATACCCGATATCGCTGGAGAGTGCGTATTTACTGTGATGCAGGTAATGGACCGGTAAGCCCTTGGTCTGTAGAGAAGAACTTCAATACTCCGGATTTCGATCCAGCAACTGGTATCTATACTCCTCCTCCTGGAGCGCAGTATATAAACGGAGATTGGAAGGTGCTCGATGGAGCCATCGAGTTCGATCTCTTCCCCAATCCTTCTGACGGTAATACCATCACCCTCACATTGGATGAGGTCACCGAAGGACCTGTAGACATGATCGTCTACAGCTTGAGCGGAGAAATGGTACACCGATATACGGGTCCCGTGAAAGGGCTCACGATGAATATCGATTTCGATAAGACTTTGGCCGCTGGTATGTACTTCATCAATCTGGAGTCTCAGGGGTCTGTAACGAATGCAAGATTTGTGGTTAGGTAG